A genomic segment from Glycine soja cultivar W05 chromosome 18, ASM419377v2, whole genome shotgun sequence encodes:
- the LOC114395751 gene encoding casein kinase 1-like protein HD16, whose protein sequence is MPELRSGPRRRRAPVARKSSEPPSPAGRYVKTRAAVAREAAAVERPRTRLAAKKEENPLIIISDHTKKDDAAAMADESGGLSANKGVAQEDDTNAAPFPERVQVGGSPVYKVERKLGKGGFGQVFVGRRVTGGNDRTTGAGATEVALKFEHRNSKGCNYGPPYEWQVYNTLGGSHGIPKVHYKGRQGEYYVMVMDMLGPSLWDVWNSSSQAMTAEMVACIAVESLSILEKMHARGYVHGDVKPENFLLGQPSTPQEKKLFLVDLGLATKWRDTSSGQHVEYDQRPDMFRGTVRYASVHAHLGRTASRRDDLESLAYTLIFLHKGRLPWQGYQGDNKSFLVCKKKMGTSPEMLCCFCPAPFRQFLEIVVNMKFDEEPNYSRLISLFDGMLGPNPALRPINTEGAQKVGQKRGRLNIEEEDDSQPKKKVRLGVPATQWISVYNARLPMKQRYHYNVADARLAQHVERGIADGLLISCVASCSNLWALIMDAGTGFSSQVYKLSPFFLHKEWIMEQWEKNYYITSIAGANNGSSLVVMSKGTQYTQQSYKVSDSFPFKWINKKWREGFHVTSMATAGSRWGVVMSRNAGFSDQVVELDFLYPSEGIHRRWDNGYRITATAATWDQSALILSIPRRRPGDETQETLRTSQFPSTHVKEKWSKNLYLACLCYGRTVC, encoded by the exons ATGCCGGAGCTTCGTAGTGGACCGCGACGACGTCGTGCTCCGGTTGCTCGTAAAAGCTCCGAACCACCGTCTCCGGCCGGGAGATACGTCAAGACTCGCGCTGCAGTTGCCAGAGAGGCAGCGGCGGTGGAGAGGCCAAGAACTCGTTTGGCGGCCAAAAAAGAGGAGAATCCCCTTATAATAATATCCGATCACACTAAGAAAGACGACGCTGCCGCCATGGCCGACGAGAGTGGTGGCTTGAGTGCAAACAAGGGCGTTGCTCAAGAAGATGACACCAACGCAGCTCCTTTTCCGGAGAGg GTTCAAGTAGGAGGATCACCTGTCTACAAAGTAGAGAGGAAACTGGGCAAAGGTGGCTTTGGACAGGTTTTTGTTGGCCGTCGAGTCACTGGTGGTAACGATCGGACCACTGGTGCTGGTGCCACTGAG GTGGCATTGAAATTTGAGCATAGGAACAGCAAAGGCTGTAATTATGGCCCTCCTTACGAGTGGCAAGTATACAA cACCCTTGGTGGCAGCCATGGAATACCTAAAGTACACTACAAAGGAAGACAAGGGGAATATTATGTGATG GTTATGGACATGCTTGGTCCAAGCTTGTGGGATGTTTGGAATTCCTCAAGCCAGGC TATGACTGCGGAAATGGTTGCATGTATAGCAGTCGAGTCCCTATCGATCCTGGAGAAGATGCATGCAAGAGG CTATGTGCATGGAGATgtaaaaccagaaaactttttaCTAGGTCAACCTTCTACACcacaagaaaagaaattatttcTTGTAGACCTTGGGTTAG CAACAAAGTGGAGAGACACCTCCAGTGGGCAGCATGTTGAATATGATCAACGCCCTGATATGTTTAG AGGGACTGTTCGATATGCCAGTGTTCATGCTCATTTGGGAAGAACTGCTAGTAGAAGGGATGATCTTGAATCTCTTGCATATACACTCATCTTCCTTCATAAAGGCAGGTTACCTTGGCAAGGTTATCAG GGTGATAACAAATCCTTCCTTGTTTGCAAAAAGAAGATGGGAACATCTCCTGAGATGCTATGCTGTTTTTGCCCTGCTCCTTTTAGGCAGTTCCTTGAGATTGTAGTAAACATGAAGTTTGATGAAGAACCTAACTATTCCAGGCTAATATCTTTGTTTGATGGTATGCTTGGACCGAATCCTGCATTGAGGCCAATTAACACTGAAGGTGCTCAAAAG GTTGGGCAGAAGAGGGGTAGATTGAATATTGAGGAAGAGGATGATTCACAGCCCAAAAAGAAGGTTCGTTTGGGGGTTCCTGCTACACAATGGATTTCAGTTTACAATGCAAGACTGCCAATGAAGCAAAG GTATCATTACAATGTAGCGGATGCAAGATTAGCGCAACATGTGGAGAGAGGGATTGCAGATGGCCTTCTAATTAGTTGTGTGGCTTCTTGTTCCAATCTCTGGGCCCTTATTATGGATGCTGGAACTGGCTTTTCAAGTCAAGTTTATAAGTTGTCACCATTTTTCTTACACAAG GAATGGATCATGGAACAGTGGGAAAAGAACTATTACATTACTTCTATTGCAGGGGCTAATAATGGGAGCTCTCTTGTGGTGATGTCAAaag GCACACAGTATACACAACAATCATACAAAGTAAGTGACTCATTCCCATTCAAATGGATAAACAAGAAGTGGAGAGAAGGTTTTCATGTGACCTCAATGGCCACTGCTGGAAGTCGTTGGGGTGTTGTTATGTCGCGAAATGCCGGATTCAGTGATCAG GTTGTTGAACTTGATTTTCTCTATCCTAGTGAGGGAATCCACAGGCGATGGGATAATGGTTATAGGATTACAGCAACTGCTGCTACATGGGATCAATCTGCTCTTATACTGAGCATTCCTAGGCGCAGGCCCGGAGATGAAACCCAGGAAACTCTGCGTACATCTCAATTTCCAAGCACACATGTTAAG GAAAAATGGTCAAAAAACCTTTACCTTGCTTGTTTGTGCTATGGGCGCACAGTATGCTGA
- the LOC114396141 gene encoding solute carrier family 35 member F1-like: MMFDFGRIWTPNTLIGLGLGQFLSLLITSTGFTSSQLAKKGINAPTSQSFLNYVFLSLVYGTILLYRRKALKAKWYYYIILGLVDVEANFLVVKAYQYTSLTSVMLLDCWSIPSVMLLTWLFLKTKYRFKKITGVVVCVAGLVLVVFSDVHSGDRTGGSNPRKGDLLVIVGATLYAISNVSEEFLVKNADRVELMAMLGLSGGIISAIQISILERNELKSIHWSAEAALPFVGFAVAMFMFYSLVPVLLKINGSTMLNLSLLTSDMWAVLIRIFAYHEKVDWMYFVSFGAVTIGLIIYSGGDIDEDQHPPNAAIVDLGPAVKQDEEANSGNHSKGTAAGSSKTWVA; this comes from the exons ATGATGTTCGACTTTGGCAGGATTTGGACCCCAAACACGTTGATAGGTCTTGGCTTGGGAcagtttctttctcttctcatcaCTTCCACCGGCTTCACTTCTTCTCAATTGGCTAAAAAAG GAATTAATGCTCCTACTTCACAGTCGTTTCTGAACTATGTGTTCTTGTCTCTTGTCTATGGAACTATTCTCCTCTATCGAAGGAAAGCACTCAAG GCAAAATGGTACTATTATATAATTCTCGGATTGGTTGATGTAGAAGCAAATTTTCTTG TTGTGAAGGCATACCAATACACCTCACTTACAAGTGTGATGCTGCTTGACTGCTGGTCAATTCCGTCCGTCATGCTTCTTACATGGCTTTtcttgaaaacaaaatatagattCAAAAAGATTACCGGTGTAGTTGTTTGCGTTGCTGGCCTTGTCTTGGTTGTGTTTTCTGATGTTCATTCAGGTGACCGTACAG GTGGAAGCAATCCTCGTAAAGGAGACCTTCTTGTTATTGTTGGTGCTACCTTGTATGCAATCAGTAATGTCAGTGAG GAATTTCTTGTGAAAAATGCTGATAGAGTTGAGCTTATGGCAATGTTAGGTCTCTCTGGTGGCATTATCAGTGCCATTCAAAT AAGCATACTTGAGCGCAATGAACTTAAATCTATTCATTGGTCGGCAGAGGCG GCGCTTCCTTTTGTTGGATTTGCAGTGGCCATGTTTATGTTTTACTCTTTAGTCCCTGTTCTACTTAAG ATCAATGGTTCTACCATGCTAAATTTGTCTCTGTTGACCTCAGACATGTGGGCTGTCTTAATTCGCATTTTTGCTTACCATGAGAAG GTTGATTGGATGTACTTTGTGTCATTTGGTGCCGTTACCATTGGGCTCATAATCTATTCAGG AGGGGACATAGATGAGGATCAGCACCCTCCAAATGCTGCCATCGTTGATCTTGGCCCTGCAGTCAAACAAGATGAGGAAGCCAATTCAGGAAATCATAGCAAAGGAACTGCGGCTGGAAGCTCAAAAACATGGGTAGCTTAG
- the LOC114395753 gene encoding probable methyltransferase PMT19: MKNTTACLKIFSTLILLASLFYIIIAPSFYTSPRIHQNLHLQSQHHFDFCPSNYTNHCPCQDPIRQRRFPKAKMFRKERHCPQSTTERLRCLIPIPPGYQTPFPWPKSKDTAWFSNVPFPKLVEYKKSQNWVRLEGDHFVFPGGGTSFPEGVKAYVNALKRLLPVPLESGDVRTVLDVGCGVASFGASLMDYGILTMSLAPSDEHQSQVQFALERGLPAILGVLSIHRLTFPSRSFDMVHCSRCLVPWTDYDGLYLREIDRILRPGGFWVLSGPPINWRVNYKAWETEPHELKKEQNTLEDLAMQLCWEKVAERDQIAVWQKHIDHISCMQKLKTRRSPKFCNSSESDPDAGWYTKMTACIFPLPDVKDVHEVSGGVLEKWPMRLETVPPRVRNENDDGFTLKTYIEDNQTWKRRVSNYGVLLKSLSSGKYRNVMDMNAGFGGFAAAIVKYPVWVMNVVPFDVKSNNLGIIYERGLIGTYMDWCEPFSTYPRTYDLIHASGVFSMYMDKCDITDILLEMHRILRPKGAVIVRDHGDVILKVKEITDRIRWKGIVVAGDQDGPFHPEMIMVINNDD, translated from the exons ATGAAGAACACCACTGCTTGTCTCAAAATCTTCTCCACCCTTATTCTCTTAGCCTCTCTCTTCTACATCATCATTGCTCCCTCCTTCTACACTTCACCTCGTATCCATCAAAACTTGCATTTGCAATCCCAACACCACTTTGACTTCTGCCCAAGCAACTACACCAACCACTGTCCATGTCAAGACCCCATAAGGCAGAGACGCTTCCCCAAAGCCAAAATGTTCCGCAAAGAGCGTCATTGCCCTCAAAGCACCACTGAAAGGTTGAGGTGCCTCATTCCAATCCCACCTGGGTACCAAACCCCGTTTCCTTGGCCTAAGAGTAAGGACACTGCTTGGTTCAGTAACGTGCCTTTTCCCAAGCTTGTGGAGTATAAGAAGTCACAGAATTGGGTTAGGTTGGAAGGTGACCACTTTGTGTTCCCTGGAGGTGGCACTTCGTTTCCTGAAGGGGTCAAGGCTTATGTTAATGCTCTAAAACGTCTTCTTCCGGTGCCTTTGGAATCTGGGGACGTCAGAACAGTGCTTGATGTTGGTTGTGGG GTTGCAAGCTTTGGAGCTTCTCTGATGGACTATGGTATCTTGACAATGTCACTGGCGCCTAGTGATGAACATCAATCTCAAGTACAGTTTGCCCTAGAAAGAGGACTCCCAGCAATATTAGGTGTACTAAGCATTCACAGGCTAACATTCCCTTCAAGATCATTTGATATGGTTCATTGCTCTAGATGCCTTGTCCCATGGACTGATTATG ATGGGCTATACCTGAGAGAGATTGACCGGATTTTACGTCCTGGAGGATTTTGGGTACTGTCTGGGCCACCCATAAATTGGAGGGTAAACTACAAAGCGTGGGAAACAGAGCCTCATGAGTTAAAAAAGGAGCAAAATACCTTAGAAGACCTTGCAATGCAACTGTGCTGGGAAAAAGTTGCTGAGAGAGACCAGATTGCTGTCTGGCAAAAACACATAGATCATATCAGCTGCATGCAAAAGTTGAAGACTAGGAGATCCCCCAAGTTCTGTAACTCATCTGAGTCTGACCCTGATGCTGGATG GTATACCAAAATGACTGCATGCATTTTTCCTCTTCCAGACGTGAAAGATGTACATGAAGTATCTGGTGGTGTTCTTGAGAAATGGCCTATGAGGTTGGAAACTGTTCCACCAAGGGTCAGAAATGAAAATGATGATGGCTTCACTCTCAAAACATATATTGAAGATAATCAGACATGGAAAAGGAGAGTGTCCAATTATGGGGTCCTTCTTAAATCCCTCTCTTCTGGAAAATATCGAAATGTTATGGATATGAATGCTGGCTTTGGTGGATTTGCCGCTGCAATAGTGAAATATCCTGTTTGGGTTATGAATGTTGTTCCCTTTGATGTAAAAAGCAACAATCTTGGCATTATCTACGAACGAGGCCTTATAGGAACTTACATGGATTG GTGTGAGCCCTTTTCGACATACCCACGAACATATGACTTGATACATGCTAGTGGTGTATTCAGTATGTATATGGACAA GTGTGATATTACTGATATTCTTCTGGAGATGCATCGCATTCTTCGTCCCAAAGGAGCTGTTATCGTTAGAGATCACGGAGATGTAATtcttaaagtaaaagaaataacTGATAGAATAAGATGGAAAGGAATTGTAGTGGCTGGTGACCAGGATGGACCTTTTCATCCAGAAATGATTATGGTTATAAACAATGACGACTAA
- the LOC114396142 gene encoding uncharacterized protein LOC114396142, with protein sequence MEKVKVLRRLLETPGVHQGPACFDALGAKLIESAGFPYCITSGFSIAASRLALPDTGFISYGEMLEQGQLITQAVSIPVIGDADNGYGNAMNLKRTVKGFIAAGFAGIILEDQIAPKACGHTRGRKVIPREEGVMKIRAAVDARRESGSDIVIVARTDARQAVSLEEALTRCKAYGDAGADVLFIDALASVQEMKALCQLSPHLPKLANMLEGGGKTPILSPQELEDVGYKLAIYPISLIGVCIRAMQDALTAIKGGAVPPPGSMPSFEEIKDIVGFDAYYEEEKRYATSTNQQLSNRESSSLYSIQRRDQVDKEQTSQSFKDPIVEVITPDDVYNKYGADSSRNPFSGIWSRTLRVKITGRVGFEKLDLRIPAGFLDGITNIVPALGGLNIKELLDDVTEEVGGKFLLDFQDRMGDRIQVFLE encoded by the exons ATGGAGAAAGTGAAGGTGCTTCGGCGACTCCTTGAGACACCAGGGGTTCACCAGGGGCCAGCCTGTTTCGACGCTCTGGGTGCGAAGCTCATAGAATCCGCTGGCTTCCCCTACTGCATCACCAGTGGCTTCTCCATCGCCGCTTCCAGGTTGGCTCTGCCCGACACCGGCTTCATCTCCTACGGCGAAATGCTGGAGCAGGGCCAACTCATCACCCAAGCCGTTTCCATTCCCGTCATTGGCGACGCCGACAACGGCTACGGCAATGCCatgaacctcaagcgaaccgTCAAGGGTTTCATTGCCGCCGGTTTCGCAGGAATCATTCTGGAAGACCAG ATTGCGCCGAAAGCGTGCGGGCACACGCGCGGGAGGAAAGTGATACCGAGAGAGGAGGGCGTTATGAAGATTAGAGCCGCCGTGGATGCGAGAAGAGAGAGTGGGTCTGACATTGTGATTGTGGCGCGCACGGATGCTCGGCAAGCTGTGTCCTTGGAGGAAGCGTTGACGAGGTGCAAGGCTTATGGGGATGCTGGGGCCGATGTTCTTTTCATAGACGCACTCGCTTCGGTTCAAGAAATGAAAGCTCTCTGTCAACTTTCTCCCCATCTTCCCAAACTC GCAAATATGCTTGAAGGAGGAGGCAAAACGCCTATACTTAGTCCTCAAGAACTTGAAGACGTTGGTTATAAACTTGCTATTTATCCAATTTCCTTGATTGGGGTTTGCATACGAGCAATGCAGGATGCACTCACTGCTATTAAAGGAGGCGCTGTTCCTCCTCCGGGAAGCATGCCATCTTTTGAAGAAATCAAGGACATCGTAG GTTTCGATGCTTACTATGAAGAAGAGAAGCGCTATGCTACAAGCACCAATCAACAGCTTTCCAATAGAG AGAGCAGTAGCCTATACAGTATACAACGGAGAGATCAAGTTGATAAAGAGCAGACAAGTCAAAGTTTCAAAGATCCAATTGTGGAAGTAATAACACCTGATGATGTGTACAATAAATATGGTGCAGATAGTTCAAGGAACCCTTTTTCTGGTATCTGGTCTCGAACTCTCAGAGTAAAAATAACTGGCAGAGTTGGATTTGAGAAACTCGATCTTAGGATTCCT GCTGGGTTTCTGGATGGAATCACAAACATAGTTCCTG CTTTGGGTGGCCTAAACATCAAAGAACTGTTGGATGATGTGACTGAGGAAGTTGGGGGGAAATTCTTGTTAGATTTTCAAGACAGGATGGGTGACAGAATTCAAGTATTTCTGGAGTGA